Proteins found in one Rhodovulum sp. MB263 genomic segment:
- a CDS encoding LysR family transcriptional regulator translates to MNWDDMRLFLAVARAESLTGAGKVLRLDPATLGRRIARLEEGLGAALFARSPRGYGLTEAGERLMTRAAEAEQALTEGIEELRGQEGQLTGAIRIGAPDGVANYLLPQVAAAICDRHPGLEVQIVALARVFNLSRREADMAIAVSPPKTGRLTVQRIADYQLHLAAHRDYLAAHPPIRDLDDLAGHRIVGYIPDMIFDSELDYLATTGVERVALGSNSVSVQLNWLRSGAGLGIVHDFALPAAPGLVRVLPGALALRRSFYLIRHGDDRKQARLTRFAGLLLDGLREELQRLEGLA, encoded by the coding sequence ATGAACTGGGATGACATGCGGCTGTTTCTGGCCGTGGCGCGGGCCGAAAGCCTGACCGGGGCGGGCAAGGTCCTGCGGCTTGACCCGGCGACGCTGGGGCGCCGGATCGCGCGGCTGGAAGAGGGGCTCGGGGCGGCGCTGTTCGCGCGCTCGCCCCGGGGCTACGGGCTGACCGAGGCGGGCGAGCGGCTGATGACCCGCGCGGCCGAGGCCGAACAGGCGCTGACCGAGGGCATCGAGGAGCTGCGCGGGCAGGAGGGGCAACTGACCGGGGCGATCAGGATCGGCGCGCCGGACGGGGTTGCCAACTATCTGCTGCCGCAGGTGGCGGCTGCGATCTGCGACCGCCATCCGGGGCTCGAGGTGCAGATCGTGGCGCTGGCGCGGGTGTTCAACCTAAGCCGCCGCGAGGCCGACATGGCGATCGCGGTCAGCCCGCCCAAGACCGGCCGGCTGACGGTGCAGCGGATCGCCGACTACCAGCTGCACCTTGCCGCCCATCGCGACTATCTGGCAGCGCATCCGCCGATCCGCGATCTGGACGATCTCGCCGGGCACCGGATCGTCGGCTACATCCCCGACATGATCTTCGACAGCGAGCTCGACTATCTGGCGACAACCGGGGTCGAGCGGGTGGCGCTGGGCTCGAATTCGGTCTCGGTGCAGCTCAACTGGCTGCGATCCGGGGCGGGGCTGGGGATCGTCCATGACTTTGCGCTCCCGGCCGCGCCGGGGCTGGTCCGGGTGCTGCCGGGCGCATTGGCGCTCCGGCGCAGCTTCTACCTGATCCGCCATGGCGACGACCGCAAGCAGGCGCGGCTGACGCGGTTCGCCGGGCTGCTGCTCGACGGTCTGCGCGAAGAATTGCAGCGCCTCGAAGGCTTGGCTTGA
- a CDS encoding arginyltransferase, whose product MRHTLPLAPQFYVTAPQPCPYLPRRMERKLFTALQGDTAETLNDSLSKQGFRRSQNVLYRPACAECTACLSARIRVADFQPTRSQRKAQNRNSDLRRQASSPWATEEQYTLFRRYLDSRHADGGMADMDIFEFAAMIEETPVRSRVVEYTAKPADGGRHRPLAAVCLTDLLDDGLSMVYSFYEPERTNRSVGTHVILDHIEIAREAGLPYVYLGYWVPGSPKMGYKSNFSALEIYKNDRWQDIGSPAAHDGETHPLSVAPIAEQVARIQLPDSRSRRD is encoded by the coding sequence ATGCGCCACACCCTACCGCTTGCGCCACAATTCTATGTGACGGCCCCACAGCCATGCCCCTATCTGCCCCGGCGGATGGAGCGGAAGCTGTTCACTGCGCTGCAAGGCGACACCGCCGAGACGCTGAACGATTCCCTGTCCAAGCAGGGCTTCCGGCGGTCGCAGAACGTACTGTACCGTCCCGCCTGCGCCGAATGCACCGCCTGCCTCTCGGCCCGGATCCGGGTCGCCGATTTCCAGCCGACCCGCAGCCAGCGCAAGGCGCAGAACCGCAATTCCGATCTCAGGCGGCAGGCCAGTTCGCCCTGGGCCACCGAAGAGCAATACACGCTGTTTCGCCGCTATCTCGACAGCCGCCACGCCGATGGCGGCATGGCCGACATGGACATCTTCGAATTCGCGGCCATGATCGAGGAAACCCCGGTGCGGTCGCGGGTGGTCGAATATACGGCCAAGCCTGCCGATGGCGGACGGCACCGGCCGCTGGCCGCAGTCTGCCTGACCGATCTCCTCGATGACGGGCTGTCGATGGTCTATTCCTTCTACGAGCCCGAGCGCACCAATCGGTCGGTCGGCACCCATGTGATCCTCGATCATATCGAGATCGCGCGCGAGGCCGGTCTGCCTTACGTCTATCTCGGCTACTGGGTGCCGGGCAGCCCGAAGATGGGCTACAAATCCAACTTCTCCGCGCTCGAGATCTACAAGAACGACCGCTGGCAGGATATCGGCTCGCCCGCCGCGCATGACGGCGAAACCCATCCGCTCTCGGTCGCGCCGATTGCCGAACAGGTCGCCCGGATCCAGCTTCCCGACAGCCGGTCTCGCCGCGACTGA
- a CDS encoding CBS domain-containing protein: protein MQVHQILREKLVPGVATIPPETSVADAAAELSARRIGSLVVSGSDSGERIEGIVSERDIVRELGRCGPKCLTEPVTTIMTRRIQFCALEDGADVVLARMTEGRFRHMPVLEDGRMVAIISIGDVVKARLSELSMEKEALEGMIKGY, encoded by the coding sequence ATGCAAGTTCATCAGATCCTGCGCGAGAAGCTGGTGCCGGGGGTAGCGACGATCCCGCCCGAGACCTCGGTGGCCGATGCCGCAGCCGAGCTGTCGGCCCGCCGTATCGGATCGCTTGTGGTCAGTGGCAGCGACAGCGGTGAGCGGATAGAGGGGATCGTGTCGGAACGCGACATCGTGCGCGAGCTGGGGCGCTGCGGGCCGAAATGCCTGACAGAGCCGGTGACGACGATCATGACCCGCCGCATCCAGTTCTGCGCGCTCGAGGACGGGGCCGATGTGGTGCTGGCGCGCATGACCGAAGGCCGGTTCCGGCACATGCCGGTCCTCGAGGATGGGCGGATGGTGGCGATCATCTCGATCGGCGACGTGGTCAAGGCGAGGCTCTCGGAACTGTCGATGGAAAAGGAAGCGCTCGAAGGCATGATCAAGGGCTACTAG
- a CDS encoding CoA-acylating methylmalonate-semialdehyde dehydrogenase, giving the protein MKDLTHFVNGQQVAGGSGRFADVFNPALGEVQSRVPLASKDEVDAAIAAAAEAQPKWAATNPQRRARVLMEFVRLLNRDMDKLAEALSAEHGKTVPDAKGDVQRGLEVIEFCIGAPHLLKGEFSDSAGPGIDMYSMRQPLGVVAGITPFNFPAMIPMWKLGPALACGNAFILKPSERAPSVPLMLAALLQEAGLPDGVLQVVNGDKEAVDAILDNPEIQAIGFVGSTPIAQYIYGRGCSNGKRVQCFGGAKNHMIVMPDADMDQAADALVGAGYGAAGERCMAISVAVPVGEETADRLIEKLLPRIEKLKVGPYTAGADVDYGPLVTAEAKARVLGLIDKGVAEGAELVLDGRNFALQGYEKGFFVGPTLFDRVTTDMEIYRTEIFGPVLSTVRAQTYEEALGYAMDHEYGNGTAIFTRDGDTARDFASRINIGMVGINVPIPVPLAYHTFGGWKKSGFGDLNQHGPDAFRFYTRTKTVTSRWPSGLKEGGEFHFKQMD; this is encoded by the coding sequence ATGAAAGATCTCACTCATTTCGTGAACGGCCAGCAGGTTGCGGGCGGCTCGGGCCGGTTCGCCGATGTCTTCAACCCCGCGCTCGGCGAAGTGCAGTCGCGGGTGCCGCTGGCCTCGAAGGACGAGGTCGATGCCGCCATCGCCGCGGCCGCCGAGGCCCAGCCGAAATGGGCCGCCACCAACCCGCAGCGCCGGGCCCGGGTGCTGATGGAATTCGTGCGGCTCCTGAACCGCGACATGGACAAGCTGGCCGAGGCGCTGTCGGCCGAACATGGCAAGACCGTTCCCGATGCCAAGGGCGACGTGCAGCGCGGTCTCGAGGTGATCGAGTTCTGCATCGGCGCGCCGCATCTTCTGAAAGGCGAGTTCAGCGACAGCGCGGGCCCCGGCATCGACATGTATTCGATGCGCCAGCCGCTCGGCGTGGTCGCGGGCATCACGCCCTTCAACTTCCCCGCCATGATCCCGATGTGGAAGCTGGGCCCGGCGCTGGCCTGCGGCAATGCCTTCATCCTCAAGCCCTCGGAACGCGCGCCGAGCGTGCCGCTGATGCTGGCCGCGCTGCTGCAGGAGGCAGGCCTGCCCGACGGCGTGCTGCAGGTCGTCAATGGCGACAAGGAGGCGGTCGACGCGATCCTCGACAATCCCGAGATCCAGGCCATCGGCTTCGTCGGCTCGACCCCGATCGCCCAGTATATCTACGGGCGCGGCTGTTCGAACGGCAAGCGGGTGCAGTGCTTCGGCGGCGCCAAGAACCACATGATCGTGATGCCCGATGCCGACATGGATCAGGCGGCCGATGCGCTGGTGGGCGCGGGCTACGGCGCGGCGGGCGAACGCTGCATGGCGATCTCGGTCGCGGTGCCGGTGGGCGAGGAGACCGCCGACCGTCTGATCGAGAAGCTGCTGCCGCGGATCGAGAAGCTGAAGGTCGGTCCCTATACCGCCGGGGCCGATGTCGATTACGGCCCGCTCGTCACCGCCGAGGCCAAGGCCCGGGTGCTGGGGCTGATCGACAAGGGTGTGGCCGAGGGCGCCGAGCTTGTGCTCGACGGCCGGAACTTCGCGCTGCAGGGCTACGAGAAAGGCTTTTTCGTCGGGCCGACGCTGTTCGACCGGGTCACCACCGATATGGAGATCTACCGGACCGAGATCTTCGGCCCCGTGCTCTCGACGGTCCGGGCGCAGACCTATGAAGAGGCTCTGGGCTATGCCATGGACCACGAATATGGCAATGGCACCGCGATCTTCACCCGCGACGGCGACACCGCGCGCGACTTTGCCAGCCGGATCAATATCGGCATGGTCGGCATCAACGTTCCGATCCCGGTGCCGCTGGCCTATCACACCTTCGGCGGCTGGAAGAAATCGGGCTTCGGCGATCTGAACCAGCACGGCCCCGATGCCTTCCGCTTCTACACCCGCACCAAGACCGTGACCTCGCGCTGGCCCTCGGGCCTGAAGGAAGGCGGCGAGTTCCACTTCAAGCAGATGGACTGA
- a CDS encoding BolA/IbaG family iron-sulfur metabolism protein, producing the protein MAITPEEIESLIREKFPSAKITITDIAGDGNHYAAEVIDESFRGMNRVQQHRAVNAALKAQMEGSNGALHALALTTKAPD; encoded by the coding sequence ATGGCGATCACGCCCGAAGAAATCGAAAGCCTGATCCGCGAGAAGTTTCCCTCCGCGAAGATCACCATCACCGACATTGCCGGCGACGGGAACCATTATGCGGCCGAGGTGATCGACGAAAGCTTCCGTGGGATGAACCGCGTTCAGCAGCACCGCGCCGTCAACGCCGCGCTCAAGGCGCAGATGGAGGGCTCCAACGGGGCGCTGCATGCGCTTGCGCTGACCACCAAGGCCCCGGACTGA
- the coaD gene encoding pantetheine-phosphate adenylyltransferase, translating to MRIGLYPGTFDPVTLGHIDIITRACALVDRLVIGVAINRDKGPLFSLEERVEMIESECAALGERSGTEIVVHPFENLLIDCARDVGATMILRGLRAVADFEYEFQMVGMNRALDASVETVFLMADARRQAIASKLVKEIARLGGDVSSFVTPGVRDRLVAKFG from the coding sequence ATGCGCATCGGTCTCTATCCCGGGACGTTCGACCCGGTGACGCTTGGCCATATCGACATCATCACCCGGGCCTGTGCGCTGGTCGACCGGCTTGTGATCGGCGTCGCCATCAACCGCGACAAGGGACCGTTGTTCTCGCTGGAAGAGCGGGTCGAGATGATCGAGAGCGAATGCGCGGCGCTGGGCGAGCGGTCGGGGACCGAGATCGTGGTTCATCCTTTCGAGAACCTGCTGATCGACTGTGCCCGGGATGTCGGTGCCACGATGATCCTGCGCGGGCTGCGGGCGGTCGCCGATTTCGAATATGAATTCCAGATGGTGGGCATGAACCGGGCGCTCGATGCCAGTGTCGAGACGGTGTTCCTGATGGCCGACGCCAGGCGTCAGGCGATTGCCTCGAAGCTCGTGAAGGAAATCGCCCGGCTGGGCGGCGATGTGTCGAGCTTCGTGACCCCGGGGGTGCGGGACCGGCTGGTCGCAAAGTTCGGCTGA
- the purL gene encoding phosphoribosylformylglycinamidine synthase subunit PurL, translated as MDEPQITEDLIAAHGIKPDEYDRILQLLGREPSFTELGIFSAMWNEHCSYKSSKKWLRTLPTEGPQVICGPGENAGVVDIGDGQAVVFKMESHNHPSYIEPYQGAATGMGGILRDVFTMGARPVAAMNALSFGQLSHPKTRQVVHGVIEGIGGYGNCFGVPTVGGEVRFHPAYDGNCLVNAFAAGLADADKIFYSAASGVGMPVVYLGAKTGRDGVGGATMASAEFDEGIEEKRPTVQVGDPFTEKRLMEACLELMATGAVISIQDMGAAGLTCSAVEMGDKGDLGVRLDLDRVPCREPNMTAYEMMLSESQERMLMVLRPEKEAEAKAIFDKWDLDFAIVGETIAEDRFLIVHGGEVRADLPLKALSGNAPEYDRPWVATPAPAPMDDVPGIDPIDALKALISSVNYCSRQWVYEQYDSQVMADTVIRPGLGAGVIRVHGTGKALAFTSDVTPRYVRANPVEGGKQAVAEAFRNLCAVGARPLASTDNMNFGNPEKPEIMGQFVGAIEGIGAACIALDMPIVSGNVSLYNETDGEPILPTPTIGAVGLLDSLDDLIAGVPAEGQLALLIGESAGHLGQSALLYEVFNREDGDAPVVDLEAERRNGDFVRANRALISAATDLADGGLALAAFEMAEAGGIGISLDMADTPLLFGEDQGRYLIAVGFDAAEALMVEAARAGVPLTTVGRFGGDQVSFGGQSAPLSDLIALYRSAFAEALA; from the coding sequence ATGGACGAGCCGCAGATCACCGAGGACCTCATCGCCGCGCACGGGATCAAGCCGGACGAATACGACCGTATCCTGCAGCTTCTGGGCCGGGAGCCGAGCTTCACCGAACTCGGCATCTTCTCGGCGATGTGGAACGAGCACTGCTCTTACAAGTCGTCGAAGAAATGGCTGCGTACCCTGCCCACCGAAGGGCCCCAGGTGATCTGCGGCCCCGGCGAGAATGCGGGCGTCGTCGATATCGGCGACGGTCAGGCCGTGGTGTTCAAGATGGAGAGCCACAACCACCCCTCCTATATCGAGCCCTATCAGGGCGCGGCCACCGGCATGGGCGGCATCCTGCGCGATGTCTTCACCATGGGCGCGCGGCCCGTCGCGGCGATGAACGCGCTCAGCTTCGGCCAGCTCTCCCATCCGAAGACGCGGCAGGTCGTGCATGGCGTGATCGAGGGGATCGGCGGCTACGGCAACTGCTTCGGCGTGCCGACCGTGGGCGGCGAGGTCCGCTTCCATCCCGCCTATGACGGCAACTGCCTCGTCAACGCCTTCGCCGCCGGTCTGGCCGATGCCGACAAGATCTTCTACTCGGCCGCCTCGGGCGTCGGCATGCCCGTCGTCTATCTGGGCGCCAAGACCGGCCGCGACGGCGTCGGCGGCGCCACCATGGCCTCGGCCGAATTCGACGAGGGCATCGAGGAGAAACGCCCCACCGTCCAGGTCGGCGACCCCTTCACCGAAAAGCGCCTGATGGAGGCCTGTCTGGAACTGATGGCCACGGGCGCGGTGATCTCGATCCAGGACATGGGCGCCGCCGGTCTGACCTGTTCGGCCGTCGAGATGGGCGACAAGGGCGATCTGGGGGTGCGGCTGGATCTCGACCGCGTGCCCTGCCGCGAGCCCAACATGACCGCCTATGAGATGATGCTGTCGGAATCCCAGGAACGGATGCTGATGGTGCTGCGCCCCGAGAAGGAGGCCGAGGCCAAGGCCATCTTCGACAAATGGGATCTCGACTTCGCCATCGTCGGCGAAACCATCGCCGAGGACCGTTTCCTGATCGTTCATGGCGGCGAGGTGCGGGCCGATTTGCCCCTGAAGGCGCTGTCGGGCAATGCCCCGGAATATGACCGCCCCTGGGTTGCGACGCCAGCCCCGGCACCGATGGACGACGTGCCCGGCATCGACCCGATCGACGCGCTCAAGGCGCTGATCTCGTCGGTGAACTACTGTTCCCGGCAATGGGTCTATGAACAATATGACAGCCAGGTCATGGCCGACACCGTCATCCGTCCGGGCCTCGGCGCCGGGGTGATCCGGGTACATGGCACCGGAAAGGCGCTGGCCTTCACCTCGGACGTCACGCCCCGCTATGTGCGCGCCAACCCCGTCGAGGGCGGCAAGCAGGCCGTGGCCGAGGCGTTCCGCAATCTCTGCGCAGTGGGCGCACGGCCGCTGGCCAGCACCGACAACATGAATTTCGGCAATCCCGAAAAGCCCGAGATCATGGGCCAGTTCGTCGGGGCGATCGAGGGGATCGGCGCGGCCTGCATCGCGCTCGACATGCCGATCGTCTCGGGCAATGTCTCGCTTTACAACGAGACCGATGGCGAGCCGATCCTGCCGACGCCGACCATCGGCGCGGTCGGGCTTCTGGACAGCCTCGACGATCTGATCGCGGGCGTCCCGGCCGAGGGCCAGCTGGCCCTGCTGATCGGCGAGAGCGCGGGACATCTTGGACAATCGGCCCTGCTTTACGAGGTCTTCAACCGCGAAGACGGCGACGCGCCCGTGGTCGATCTCGAGGCCGAGCGCCGGAACGGCGACTTCGTCCGCGCCAATCGCGCCTTGATCTCGGCGGCAACCGACCTTGCCGATGGCGGGCTCGCGCTCGCGGCCTTCGAGATGGCCGAGGCGGGCGGGATCGGCATCAGCCTCGACATGGCCGATACCCCGCTGCTCTTCGGCGAGGATCAGGGCCGCTACCTGATCGCGGTCGGCTTCGACGCGGCCGAGGCGTTGATGGTCGAGGCCGCCAGGGCCGGCGTGCCGCTGACGACTGTGGGCCGCTTCGGCGGCGATCAGGTCTCCTTCGGGGGCCAGTCGGCGCCGCTCTCCGATCTGATTGCCCTCTATCGCTCGGCCTTCGCCGAAGCGCTGGCCTGA
- a CDS encoding RDD family protein, which produces MTEQTEPSADRLWGLPDPVLQPDFYAGVPSKRLAAWVIDVGLILLITLLALPFTAFTALFVLPLFFTIIGFAYRTVTLARGSATWGMRIMAIEIRSARGEKLDLTTAALHTLAYSACITFVLPQVASVILMLTGARAQGLPDFLLGTAAINRPANP; this is translated from the coding sequence ATGACAGAGCAGACCGAACCTTCCGCCGATCGCCTCTGGGGCTTGCCCGACCCGGTGCTCCAGCCAGATTTCTATGCCGGCGTGCCATCCAAGCGCCTGGCCGCCTGGGTCATCGATGTCGGGCTGATCCTGCTGATCACGCTGTTGGCGCTGCCCTTCACCGCCTTCACCGCGCTGTTCGTCCTGCCGCTCTTCTTCACCATCATCGGCTTTGCCTACCGCACCGTAACGCTGGCCCGCGGCTCGGCCACATGGGGCATGCGGATCATGGCGATAGAGATCCGCAGCGCGCGGGGCGAGAAACTCGACCTGACCACGGCGGCGCTGCATACCCTGGCCTATTCGGCCTGCATCACCTTTGTCTTGCCGCAGGTGGCCTCGGTGATCCTGATGCTGACCGGCGCACGTGCCCAGGGATTGCCTGATTTCCTCCTTGGAACCGCCGCCATTAACCGACCTGCCAATCCGTGA
- the grxD gene encoding Grx4 family monothiol glutaredoxin: MTDAAKDRIQKTISENDVVLYMKGTKAAPQCGFSSRVAGVLNFMGVDYADVNVLADEEIRQGIKDFSDWPTIPQLYVKGEFVGGCDIVTEMTLSGELDKLFDDKGVTYSKDAADKIRAANA; encoded by the coding sequence ATGACCGACGCCGCCAAGGACCGCATTCAGAAAACGATTTCCGAAAATGACGTGGTGCTTTACATGAAAGGCACCAAGGCCGCGCCGCAATGCGGCTTTTCCAGCCGGGTCGCGGGCGTTCTGAACTTCATGGGCGTCGACTATGCCGATGTGAACGTGCTGGCCGACGAGGAAATCCGCCAGGGCATCAAGGATTTCTCGGACTGGCCGACGATCCCGCAGCTTTACGTCAAGGGCGAATTCGTCGGCGGCTGCGATATCGTCACCGAAATGACCCTCTCGGGCGAGCTCGACAAGCTCTTCGACGACAAGGGGGTCACCTATTCCAAGGACGCCGCCGACAAGATCCGCGCAGCGAACGCCTGA
- a CDS encoding TRAP transporter large permease subunit translates to MLFGLDGVEIGLIIVILCLFGGILSGFPVAFAIGGAAVISFGIIAALDNAGILVAQAIDTGSAAYGALVARGIHPDAISHFRYPELPTVTTALFPQGWETAMDRNISFIVNRMNERVFAGQSIETLLAVLMFVLMGITLERSKIANDLLTTMARVFGPMPGGLAVSVVVVGAFLAASTGIVGATVVTMGLLSLPTMLRNKYSPELATGVIAASGTLGQIIPPSIIIVLLGTLAGDIYATAQETRAQLAGCPDALTYLGQAAVVSVGTLFQAAILPGALLALLYAAYAFGYALLNPSKAPPVIEAGARRAGRKGAALTWFLAAPAGVIGLALLLAVTGVAGSQDVGVSRYTNTAESASLRTNVSGQCKAAMIALHGQSKWDSAVAQQKEIAAAGGQIGTQELSDDELAAARAARLAAAPPVSGGVLLGFTLLGLALVTARGVVPTARPAPLLIGGAGIVLGLLVDALFIGPLASPGTVLLMLALPVALTLYGCRYAVACLSRSDLLRVVFPPLVLIVAVLGSILGGITNPTPAAALGAGGALMLAAYRKLQEEHRTGKLILWAAYAIVIMLLAGTNFDLRLGRESVPLEDWIAFFVAQGTYHFAMFGILYACWVLLRSGVLGPVVRETAKVTSMVFTILIGSQLLNLVVISFGGEHYIQQFLRSFDNELTVFLLVMLVLFILGFVLDFLEIIYIVIPIVGPVIYGGTFDPKWVTIMIAVNLQTSFLTPPFGFALFYLRGVAPKEVTTWHIYRGVAPFVVIQVIGLALLWFMPGIVTIVPNLLPNG, encoded by the coding sequence ATGCTATTCGGACTTGACGGCGTCGAGATCGGTCTGATCATCGTCATTCTCTGCCTCTTCGGAGGCATTCTCTCGGGTTTTCCGGTGGCTTTCGCCATCGGCGGCGCGGCGGTCATCTCCTTCGGGATCATCGCGGCGCTGGACAATGCGGGTATCCTGGTGGCCCAGGCCATCGATACCGGCAGCGCGGCCTATGGCGCGCTCGTGGCCCGGGGGATCCATCCCGATGCGATCTCGCATTTCCGCTATCCCGAGCTGCCCACCGTCACCACGGCGCTGTTTCCGCAGGGCTGGGAGACGGCGATGGACCGCAATATCAGCTTCATCGTCAACCGGATGAATGAACGGGTCTTTGCCGGGCAGTCGATCGAGACGCTGCTGGCGGTGCTTATGTTCGTGCTGATGGGGATCACGCTGGAACGCTCGAAGATCGCCAATGACCTGTTGACCACAATGGCGCGGGTCTTCGGGCCGATGCCGGGCGGGCTGGCGGTCTCGGTGGTGGTGGTGGGCGCCTTCCTCGCCGCCTCGACGGGCATTGTCGGCGCGACCGTGGTGACGATGGGGCTTTTGTCGCTGCCCACGATGCTGCGCAACAAGTATTCGCCCGAGCTGGCGACGGGGGTCATCGCGGCCAGCGGCACGCTGGGGCAGATCATCCCGCCCTCGATCATCATCGTGCTTCTGGGCACGCTGGCGGGCGACATCTACGCCACCGCGCAGGAGACGCGCGCCCAGCTGGCGGGCTGTCCCGATGCGCTGACCTATCTCGGTCAAGCGGCGGTGGTCTCTGTCGGCACGCTGTTTCAGGCCGCGATCCTGCCGGGGGCGCTCCTGGCGCTGCTCTATGCGGCCTATGCCTTCGGCTATGCGCTGTTGAACCCTTCGAAGGCGCCGCCGGTGATCGAGGCCGGGGCGCGGCGGGCCGGGCGCAAGGGCGCGGCGCTGACCTGGTTTCTGGCAGCGCCGGCCGGGGTGATCGGACTGGCGCTTCTGCTCGCGGTGACGGGGGTCGCAGGTAGCCAGGATGTGGGCGTGTCGCGTTATACCAACACGGCCGAATCCGCGAGCCTCAGGACCAATGTGTCCGGCCAGTGCAAGGCCGCGATGATCGCGCTGCACGGGCAGTCGAAATGGGACAGTGCCGTCGCCCAGCAGAAGGAGATCGCGGCGGCGGGCGGCCAGATCGGAACGCAGGAGCTGAGCGACGATGAGCTGGCCGCGGCGCGTGCCGCCAGGCTCGCCGCGGCGCCGCCGGTCTCGGGGGGCGTCCTTTTGGGCTTCACCCTGCTCGGGCTGGCGCTGGTCACGGCGCGGGGCGTCGTACCCACGGCCCGGCCCGCGCCGCTTCTGATCGGGGGCGCGGGGATCGTGCTGGGCCTGCTGGTCGATGCGCTCTTCATCGGGCCGCTTGCCTCGCCCGGCACGGTGTTGCTGATGCTGGCGCTGCCGGTCGCGCTGACGCTTTACGGCTGTCGCTATGCCGTGGCCTGCCTGTCGCGCTCGGACCTGCTGCGGGTGGTCTTCCCGCCGCTGGTGCTGATCGTCGCGGTGCTGGGCTCGATCCTGGGCGGCATCACCAACCCGACGCCTGCCGCGGCGCTGGGCGCGGGCGGCGCGCTGATGCTGGCCGCCTATCGCAAGCTGCAGGAAGAGCACCGGACCGGCAAGCTGATCCTCTGGGCCGCCTATGCCATCGTCATCATGCTTCTGGCCGGCACCAATTTCGATCTGAGGCTGGGCCGCGAGAGCGTGCCGCTCGAGGACTGGATCGCGTTCTTCGTGGCGCAGGGCACCTATCATTTCGCGATGTTCGGCATCCTTTACGCCTGCTGGGTGCTGCTGCGCTCGGGCGTGCTGGGGCCGGTGGTGCGCGAGACGGCCAAGGTCACCTCGATGGTCTTCACCATCCTGATCGGCTCTCAGCTTCTGAACCTCGTGGTGATCTCCTTCGGGGGCGAGCATTACATCCAGCAGTTCCTGCGCAGCTTCGACAACGAGCTGACCGTCTTCCTGCTGGTGATGCTGGTGCTGTTCATCCTGGGCTTCGTGCTGGATTTCCTCGAGATCATCTACATCGTGATCCCGATCGTCGGGCCGGTGATCTATGGCGGCACCTTCGATCCGAAATGGGTGACGATCATGATCGCGGTGAACCTGCAGACCTCGTTCCTGACGCCGCCCTTTGGCTTTGCGCTGTTCTATCTGCGCGGCGTCGCGCCGAAGGAGGTCACGACCTGGCATATCTATCGCGGCGTCGCGCCCTTCGTGGTGATCCAGGTGATCGGGCTGGCGCTGTTGTGGTTCATGCCCGGGATCGTGACGATCGTGCCGAACCTGCTGCCGAACGGCTGA
- a CDS encoding cell division protein ZapA has protein sequence MPNIEIIIGGRSFEVACQPGEEPYLAAAARTLDAEASMLSEQNGRLPEARLLLMSGLMLADKTVGLEERLKGLEAKLAEASARIEAMETAPRPEPERIEVPVIPPSVGESLADLAARAEALAAQVEDKLAGA, from the coding sequence ATGCCTAATATCGAGATCATCATCGGCGGGCGCAGCTTCGAGGTGGCCTGCCAGCCCGGCGAAGAGCCCTATCTGGCGGCTGCGGCCCGGACGCTCGATGCCGAGGCCTCGATGCTGTCCGAACAGAATGGCCGTTTGCCCGAGGCGCGGCTTTTGCTGATGTCGGGGCTGATGCTGGCCGACAAGACGGTCGGGCTCGAGGAACGCCTGAAGGGGCTCGAGGCGAAGCTTGCCGAGGCCTCCGCCCGGATCGAGGCGATGGAGACCGCGCCGCGCCCGGAGCCCGAGCGGATCGAGGTGCCGGTCATTCCGCCCTCTGTCGGCGAGAGCCTCGCCGATCTCGCGGCGCGGGCCGAGGCCCTGGCGGCGCAGGTCGAGGACAAGCTGGCGGGGGCGTGA